A region from the Thermus hydrothermalis genome encodes:
- the mtnN gene encoding 5'-methylthioadenosine/S-adenosylhomocysteine nucleosidase translates to MTAFFAAEPEEAGAIREALGAEKVLEAPFPLYQGEGVLVAETGVGKVAAAMAVAHVLTRFAPRESFFLGVAGALDPALRALDLLLAEEAVQWDVDLTPFGRAPGETALGVRFFPSDPGLLARAERAASALGFPHKRGVVATGDRFLADRKEAERLRALHGAHAVEMEGAAALMVAYRFRHPMALVRAVTDGAGEGAEGDFQAFLREASRRLGLLARSLIY, encoded by the coding sequence GTGACGGCCTTCTTCGCCGCCGAGCCCGAGGAGGCGGGGGCCATACGGGAGGCTCTGGGGGCGGAAAAGGTCCTGGAAGCCCCTTTTCCCCTTTACCAGGGCGAGGGGGTCTTGGTGGCGGAAACGGGCGTGGGCAAGGTGGCGGCGGCCATGGCCGTGGCCCACGTCCTCACCCGCTTCGCCCCCCGGGAGAGCTTCTTCCTGGGGGTGGCGGGGGCCTTGGACCCTGCCCTTAGGGCCTTAGACCTCCTTTTGGCGGAGGAAGCGGTGCAGTGGGACGTGGACCTTACCCCCTTTGGCCGGGCCCCGGGGGAGACCGCCCTGGGGGTGCGCTTTTTCCCCTCGGACCCTGGGCTTTTGGCGAGGGCGGAGAGGGCGGCCTCGGCCCTGGGCTTTCCCCATAAGCGGGGGGTGGTGGCCACGGGGGACCGGTTTTTGGCGGACCGGAAGGAGGCGGAAAGGCTTCGCGCCCTCCACGGGGCCCACGCCGTGGAGATGGAAGGGGCGGCCGCCCTCATGGTGGCCTACCGCTTCCGCCACCCCATGGCCCTGGTGCGGGCGGTGACGGACGGGGCAGGGGAGGGGGCAGAAGGGGACTTCCAGGCCTTTTTGCGGGAGGCCTCGAGGCGGCTCGGCCTCCTGGCCCGGTCCCTCATATACTAG